A stretch of the Planctomycetota bacterium genome encodes the following:
- a CDS encoding succinylglutamate desuccinylase/aspartoacylase family protein produces MSNAGDASTWFGTRVDPGARVSTSLPLSQSYSGAPVRVPVCVWRGVREGPTVCVTAAVHGDEINGTGAIRHIIRERPFEIAAGTLVLVPVVNIAGFERHTRYLPDRRDLNRSFPGSPQGSAAARTAWSFFDQIIKRCAYGIDLHTAAVRRTNFPNVRADMGNATLAAFARAFGAELIVSGQGPKGSLRASACAAGCQTLILEAGEVWKVEPGVVEYATRGITNCLRFLGMVDGEPEEPPYRIETDATKWIRAEHGGFLEFHAAPGDIVRAGEPIATNTDLMGVAQNVLPAPRDGIVLGMTTIPAVAPGDPVCHLAFPSKGELKKAGRLVGGLAEDSLHQRIRDDLASNVLVTSPEEKDST; encoded by the coding sequence GTGAGCAACGCCGGCGACGCCTCGACCTGGTTCGGCACGCGGGTCGATCCCGGCGCGCGGGTGTCGACCTCGCTGCCGCTCTCGCAGAGCTACTCGGGCGCGCCCGTCCGGGTGCCCGTCTGCGTGTGGCGAGGCGTCCGAGAGGGCCCCACGGTGTGCGTGACGGCCGCGGTCCACGGCGATGAGATCAACGGCACCGGCGCGATCCGGCACATCATCCGCGAGCGCCCCTTCGAGATCGCCGCGGGCACGCTGGTGCTCGTGCCGGTGGTCAACATCGCGGGCTTCGAGCGGCACACGCGCTACCTGCCCGACCGCCGCGACCTGAATCGGTCATTCCCCGGCTCGCCCCAGGGCAGCGCCGCGGCCCGCACCGCCTGGTCGTTCTTCGACCAGATCATCAAGCGCTGTGCGTACGGCATCGACCTGCACACGGCGGCGGTGCGGCGGACCAACTTTCCCAACGTCCGCGCGGATATGGGCAACGCGACGCTCGCGGCGTTCGCCCGTGCGTTCGGCGCCGAGTTGATCGTCAGCGGCCAGGGCCCCAAGGGCTCGCTGCGGGCGAGCGCGTGCGCGGCGGGCTGCCAGACGCTGATCCTCGAGGCGGGCGAGGTCTGGAAGGTCGAGCCGGGCGTCGTGGAGTACGCCACGCGGGGCATTACGAACTGCCTGAGGTTCCTGGGCATGGTCGACGGCGAGCCCGAGGAACCGCCCTACCGCATCGAGACCGACGCGACCAAGTGGATCCGCGCCGAGCACGGCGGCTTCCTAGAGTTCCACGCCGCCCCGGGCGACATCGTCCGCGCGGGAGAACCCATCGCGACCAACACCGACCTGATGGGCGTGGCGCAGAACGTCCTGCCCGCGCCGCGGGACGGCATCGTCCTGGGCATGACCACCATCCCGGCTGTCGCGCCGGGCGATCCGGTGTGCCACCTGGCCTTCCCCAGCAAGGGGGAGCTCAAGAAGGCCGGCCGGCTCGTCGGCGGGCTGGCGGAGGACTCGCTACACCAGCGGATCCGCGACGACCTGGCTTCGAACGTGCTCGTGACGAGCCCCGAAGAGAAGGACTCGACGTGA
- a CDS encoding prepilin-type N-terminal cleavage/methylation domain-containing protein has product MHRTHPSRTHPSRAAFTIIELLVVVLIISVLVAIGLAVGSGVVAGGKSTQTRDLIKTLDQTLGSYQQTLDRSVPSTILDPRYPEGAIASNPVYLPLADAWDTDNERPINSVGYFVHEARRAAGVSETLGALRTENFRDFAYTPATDLSEDPAMGEPAVPTVLDAWGNPLRLVLPRFHGLRLDPEQLNDPDFLGPAPDGGSYFPGEIRRDPVQGDADGGLCINGVPYFYSSGPDGNPGEVDDNVYAATPRFQSEN; this is encoded by the coding sequence ATGCACCGCACGCATCCGAGCCGCACGCATCCGAGCCGCGCCGCGTTCACGATCATCGAGCTGCTGGTGGTCGTCCTGATCATCTCGGTGCTCGTCGCCATCGGCCTGGCGGTGGGCTCGGGCGTGGTGGCGGGCGGCAAGTCGACGCAGACCCGCGATCTGATCAAGACGCTCGACCAGACCCTGGGCAGCTACCAGCAGACGCTCGATCGCTCCGTGCCGTCCACGATCCTCGACCCGAGGTATCCGGAGGGCGCCATCGCGAGCAACCCGGTGTACCTCCCGCTGGCCGACGCCTGGGACACCGACAACGAGCGGCCCATCAATAGCGTGGGCTACTTCGTGCACGAGGCGCGGCGGGCGGCCGGGGTCTCCGAGACGCTCGGCGCGCTGCGGACCGAGAATTTCCGCGACTTCGCCTACACCCCCGCCACCGACCTCAGCGAGGATCCCGCCATGGGCGAGCCCGCGGTGCCCACGGTGCTGGACGCCTGGGGCAACCCGCTGCGGCTGGTGCTGCCCCGCTTCCACGGCCTGCGGCTCGACCCCGAGCAGCTCAACGACCCGGACTTCCTGGGCCCGGCCCCCGACGGCGGCAGCTACTTCCCCGGCGAGATCCGCCGCGACCCGGTGCAGGGCGACGCCGACGGCGGCCTGTGCATCAACGGCGTGCCCTACTTCTACTCGTCGGGCCCCGACGGCAACCCGGGCGAGGTGGACGACAACGTCTACGCCGCCACGCCGCGGTTCCAGAGCGAAAACTGA
- a CDS encoding GNAT family N-acetyltransferase has protein sequence MLIDAMEGHVPEMLEVAADCGLFDEPQLGVLLQTIERHFRGESERHELWLNDLAGDRVISVAYCAEEVMTDRVWNLLFIAVRTDFQNQGRGGRVLGQVEAALQDRGCRMLIIETASGEDFADTRAFYEKHGYDREGTVRDFYEQGVDKIVFRKLL, from the coding sequence ATGCTGATCGACGCCATGGAGGGGCACGTCCCCGAGATGCTCGAGGTTGCCGCCGACTGCGGCCTGTTCGACGAGCCCCAGCTCGGCGTGCTGCTGCAGACCATCGAGCGGCATTTCCGCGGGGAGTCCGAAAGGCACGAGCTCTGGCTGAACGACCTCGCAGGCGACCGCGTGATCTCGGTGGCGTATTGCGCCGAGGAGGTCATGACCGATCGCGTCTGGAACCTGCTGTTCATCGCGGTCCGCACCGACTTCCAGAACCAGGGGAGGGGTGGCCGCGTGCTGGGCCAGGTCGAGGCGGCGCTGCAGGATCGAGGCTGCCGGATGCTGATCATCGAGACCGCCAGCGGCGAGGATTTCGCCGATACGCGAGCGTTCTACGAGAAGCACGGCTACGACCGGGAGGGAACCGTGCGGGACTTCTACGAGCAGGGCGTCGACAAGATCGTCTTCCGCAAGCTGCTGTAG
- a CDS encoding MaoC/PaaZ C-terminal domain-containing protein yields MSTDGLHFEDLSIGQRFRTASIEVTADAISEYAARYDPQPMHLDGVAAEAGFFGRLVASGWHTLSLTMGLMVRAKPFGAAPLVGVRVDAIRFRRPVLPGMVLHAEAEIIELTPPRPSRPDRGLVGMRVATLAAGETEVLAQDWTVLAFARPASPS; encoded by the coding sequence GTGAGCACGGACGGGCTGCACTTCGAGGATCTTTCGATCGGCCAGCGCTTCCGCACGGCGTCGATCGAGGTGACCGCGGACGCCATCAGCGAGTACGCCGCCCGGTACGACCCGCAGCCCATGCATCTGGACGGCGTCGCGGCCGAGGCCGGCTTCTTCGGACGGCTCGTCGCCAGCGGCTGGCACACGCTCTCGCTGACGATGGGCCTGATGGTGCGCGCGAAGCCGTTCGGCGCGGCGCCCCTCGTCGGCGTGCGGGTCGATGCAATCCGATTCCGCCGCCCCGTGCTGCCCGGCATGGTGCTGCACGCCGAGGCCGAGATCATCGAGCTGACGCCACCAAGGCCGTCGCGGCCCGATCGCGGGCTGGTCGGCATGCGCGTCGCAACGCTCGCGGCTGGTGAAACAGAGGTGCTCGCGCAGGATTGGACGGTGCTCGCGTTCGCGAGGCCGGCGTCCCCGAGCTAG
- a CDS encoding RimK/LysX family protein, with protein MAMERDRSLATIGWRERVDLPEWGFRGVKAKIDTGARTSAIDVAAVEEQPDGLLRFEVVSRLRPTRRTRWVTAEPARTSVVKPSHGAAQERHVCVTRIRIGEHELDIELSLVCRAGMLCRMLIGRTALADRFVVDPARTYLLTTPPGVAAAGDDQAGEART; from the coding sequence ATGGCGATGGAACGCGATCGCTCGCTCGCAACGATCGGTTGGCGGGAGCGGGTGGACCTGCCCGAGTGGGGCTTCCGCGGCGTCAAGGCCAAGATCGACACCGGCGCCCGCACGAGCGCCATCGACGTTGCCGCGGTCGAGGAGCAACCCGACGGCCTGCTGCGCTTCGAGGTGGTGTCGCGGTTGCGGCCGACGCGGCGGACCCGATGGGTGACCGCCGAGCCGGCGCGCACGAGCGTGGTCAAGCCCAGCCATGGCGCTGCGCAGGAGCGGCACGTGTGCGTGACGCGGATCCGCATCGGCGAGCACGAACTGGACATCGAGCTGAGCCTGGTGTGCCGCGCCGGCATGCTCTGCCGCATGCTGATCGGCCGCACCGCGCTGGCCGACCGGTTCGTCGTGGATCCGGCGCGGACCTATCTGCTGACGACGCCGCCCGGCGTGGCGGCGGCAGGCGACGATCAGGCCGGGGAGGCACGGACGTGA
- a CDS encoding AraC family transcriptional regulator gives MRGVHGMGQSSPQHPLDVMESEIQASSASHAWRGFGIAIRKNQRRDSVEMAAGHSAHLVVVHAAGNEQAEQHRGGVSHRGRPAVGQCNVLPAEQGLSWAWRSTTRPRSLHLWLDPDFLNDVADDITGGRRTSVEVRHAFDESDAEIWLLSCAMSACLTEPGWSTLRAETVAFRAATHLMHRYGDVRGPFRHAGTRALDAATTRRVLEFIHDQLGARLGLLELAGVAGLSRGHFARAFRLATGMPPHRYVLAARLEQAIARLQAGAAPIAVASEVGFADQAHLTRWLRRAFGRTPREITRGGIVNGRSWRFPPPAWPAKHERARGRRTSHGSPG, from the coding sequence ATGCGCGGGGTGCACGGCATGGGCCAATCCAGTCCGCAGCACCCCCTCGACGTGATGGAATCGGAGATCCAGGCCTCGAGCGCATCCCATGCGTGGCGGGGATTCGGGATTGCGATCAGGAAGAACCAGCGCCGCGACTCGGTAGAGATGGCCGCCGGGCACTCCGCGCATCTCGTCGTCGTGCACGCAGCCGGCAATGAACAGGCCGAGCAGCACCGAGGCGGAGTATCGCATCGAGGGCGGCCGGCTGTTGGCCAGTGCAACGTGCTGCCGGCCGAACAGGGGCTGTCCTGGGCGTGGCGCAGCACGACGCGGCCGCGCTCCCTGCACCTGTGGCTGGACCCGGACTTCCTGAACGACGTGGCGGACGACATCACCGGCGGCCGGCGGACCTCGGTTGAGGTTCGCCACGCATTCGACGAGAGCGACGCCGAGATCTGGCTGCTCTCGTGCGCCATGTCCGCCTGCTTGACGGAACCCGGTTGGTCCACGCTGCGGGCCGAGACCGTTGCGTTTCGGGCGGCGACGCATCTCATGCATCGCTACGGCGACGTGCGCGGTCCGTTCCGGCACGCTGGGACGCGTGCGCTGGATGCCGCCACGACGCGGCGCGTCCTGGAGTTCATCCACGACCAGCTTGGGGCGCGCCTGGGCCTGCTCGAGCTTGCCGGCGTCGCGGGACTGAGCCGAGGCCACTTCGCCCGCGCATTCCGCCTGGCGACGGGCATGCCCCCCCACCGCTACGTGCTGGCGGCGCGGCTCGAGCAGGCGATCGCCAGGCTCCAAGCCGGCGCGGCGCCCATCGCGGTGGCGAGCGAGGTCGGCTTTGCCGACCAGGCCCATCTGACGCGGTGGCTCCGGCGCGCCTTCGGCAGGACGCCGCGCGAGATCACGCGGGGCGGTATCGTGAACGGGCGATCGTGGCGCTTTCCGCCGCCCGCCTGGCCCGCGAAGCACGAACGCGCTCGCGGCCGTCGCACATCGCATGGTTCGCCCGGATAA
- a CDS encoding RimK family alpha-L-glutamate ligase encodes MKLAILSMAPRAYSTKRLRQAAAERGHGVKVLNTLRFTIDLEEGEPDLYFRSKPLSEYDAILPRIGASITYFGTAVVRQFEQMDVYTPNTANGITNSRDKLRSMQILSRHDIGIPHTAFVRDRADVLPAIERLGGAPIIIKILEGTQGVGVILAESTKVAEAIIETLQTAKQNVLIQRFVSESKGKDIRALVVGDTVVAAMRRVAQGDEFRSNVHRGGRTERVQLDPAFEQAAVRAAQIMGLRVAGVDMLEGVDGPQIMEVNSSPGLEGIEGATGLDIAGAIIDYIANQVNFPEIDLRQRLTVTKGYGVADVIIPEGSELVGKTIGESGLRDRDIAVLNLHRGTAVFSNPKSSRELIAGDKLLCYGKLEEMRSLVPEKQRRRRRVSAKKLDPQLLENLEPS; translated from the coding sequence GTGAAGCTGGCGATCCTGTCGATGGCTCCTAGGGCCTACAGCACCAAGCGACTCCGGCAGGCCGCCGCCGAGCGCGGCCACGGGGTCAAGGTGCTCAACACGCTGCGGTTCACCATCGATCTGGAGGAGGGCGAGCCCGACCTCTACTTCCGCTCGAAGCCGCTGAGCGAGTACGACGCGATCCTGCCACGGATCGGGGCGTCGATCACCTACTTCGGCACCGCGGTCGTCCGGCAGTTCGAGCAGATGGACGTCTACACGCCCAACACGGCCAACGGCATCACCAACTCGCGGGACAAGCTGCGGTCGATGCAGATCCTCAGCCGGCACGACATCGGCATCCCGCACACCGCGTTCGTGCGGGACCGCGCGGACGTGCTGCCCGCCATCGAGCGGCTGGGCGGCGCGCCGATCATCATCAAGATCCTGGAGGGCACGCAGGGCGTGGGCGTGATCCTCGCCGAATCGACCAAGGTGGCCGAGGCGATCATCGAGACGCTGCAGACCGCCAAGCAGAACGTGCTGATCCAGCGATTCGTGAGCGAGAGCAAGGGCAAGGACATCCGGGCGCTGGTGGTGGGCGATACGGTCGTCGCGGCGATGCGACGCGTGGCGCAGGGCGACGAATTCCGAAGCAACGTCCACCGCGGCGGCCGCACCGAGCGGGTGCAGCTCGATCCGGCCTTCGAGCAGGCCGCGGTGCGGGCGGCGCAGATCATGGGCCTCCGCGTCGCGGGCGTGGACATGCTCGAGGGAGTCGACGGCCCGCAGATCATGGAGGTGAACTCTTCGCCCGGCCTCGAGGGCATCGAGGGCGCGACGGGGCTGGACATCGCCGGCGCGATCATCGACTACATCGCCAACCAGGTCAACTTCCCCGAGATCGACCTGCGGCAGCGGCTGACGGTGACCAAGGGCTACGGCGTGGCCGACGTCATCATCCCCGAGGGCTCCGAACTGGTCGGCAAGACCATCGGCGAATCGGGGCTGCGGGACCGCGACATCGCCGTGCTCAACCTGCACCGCGGCACCGCGGTCTTCTCGAACCCCAAGAGCTCCCGGGAGCTGATCGCGGGCGACAAGCTGCTGTGCTACGGCAAGCTCGAGGAGATGCGGAGCCTGGTGCCCGAGAAGCAGCGGCGACGCCGGCGTGTGAGCGCCAAGAAGCTCGATCCGCAGCTGCTCGAGAACCTGGAGCCCTCGTGA
- a CDS encoding type 1 glutamine amidotransferase domain-containing protein: MGDVPSILVVLTSHDRLGDTGDPTGFWLEELAAPYFVFRDAGARIVLASPKGGLPPIDPKSQLDEFQTDSTRRFIDDAAAMEQLRSTQLLDGVDEAGFDAVFFPGGHGPLWDLVENADAIRLVERFWAARKAVGAVCHAPIVFRGAKDAEGNPIVKDKQVTGFSNSEEAAVGLAEVVPLLVEDELVQLGGRYERAADFVPFVLRDGLLVTGQNPASSAPAAELLLESLG; the protein is encoded by the coding sequence ATGGGTGATGTCCCCAGCATTCTGGTTGTGCTGACCAGCCACGATCGCCTCGGCGATACTGGTGATCCCACCGGGTTCTGGCTCGAAGAACTCGCGGCGCCGTACTTCGTCTTCCGAGATGCGGGGGCGCGCATCGTGCTGGCCTCGCCGAAGGGCGGCCTGCCGCCGATCGATCCCAAGAGCCAGCTGGACGAGTTCCAGACCGACTCCACGCGGCGTTTCATCGACGACGCCGCCGCCATGGAGCAACTCCGATCGACGCAGCTACTGGATGGGGTCGACGAGGCCGGGTTCGACGCCGTCTTCTTCCCCGGAGGGCACGGACCGCTCTGGGACCTCGTGGAGAACGCGGACGCGATCCGGCTCGTCGAGCGCTTCTGGGCGGCACGCAAGGCGGTCGGGGCCGTATGCCACGCCCCGATCGTCTTCAGGGGCGCCAAGGACGCGGAAGGCAATCCGATCGTCAAGGACAAGCAGGTCACCGGCTTCTCCAATTCCGAGGAAGCGGCGGTCGGCCTCGCGGAAGTCGTCCCGTTGCTCGTCGAGGACGAACTGGTCCAGCTGGGCGGCCGCTACGAACGCGCGGCGGACTTCGTGCCCTTCGTGCTCCGCGATGGCCTGCTGGTCACGGGCCAGAACCCCGCATCCTCCGCCCCGGCGGCGGAATTGCTGCTGGAGAGCCTGGGCTAG
- a CDS encoding ester cyclase yields MDATQLSLEFFDAYRQQDIESMVALFHPEATIRYVPFAMEGGLEEAGVSAWGGLIDAFPDLSNRVEKVWDAGTTAFARVYISGTQAKDAFGVPNRGRRYDLEHLFVIETDDGKIVHMTSYWDNAEWLRQLGQNSL; encoded by the coding sequence ATGGATGCCACGCAGTTATCGCTGGAGTTCTTCGACGCATACAGGCAGCAAGACATCGAGTCGATGGTCGCCCTGTTCCATCCGGAGGCCACGATCCGGTACGTCCCCTTCGCGATGGAGGGGGGACTCGAGGAGGCAGGCGTCTCGGCCTGGGGCGGCCTGATCGATGCGTTCCCGGACCTCTCGAATCGGGTCGAGAAGGTGTGGGACGCCGGAACGACGGCGTTCGCGCGCGTCTATATCTCGGGCACCCAGGCCAAGGACGCGTTCGGCGTGCCCAACCGCGGCCGACGGTACGACCTCGAGCACCTGTTCGTGATCGAAACCGATGATGGAAAGATCGTCCACATGACGAGCTACTGGGACAATGCCGAATGGCTGCGGCAGCTCGGACAGAACTCGCTCTAG
- a CDS encoding tetratricopeptide repeat protein — MSDWIEAEAHVERAHSLYEAGRWAEAAAALREAIALNPFQPDWQFNLGVALEADGRYDEAADAFSESYNLRTGDFNAAMATGVNLVRSGRTRDALGWFDKAEAAEPDEVYPAIARIEAFAELGEHDDAELAFYMLQQRKPECAEAYSAIAGSLLTRGKLDRAVWCLREAARLEPELPGVQAKLAEAYWQTGRHERARQLFLIELREDPGDIRVLMSLGRLLVEMRRLDEAREKFGRVLEIEPDHAEAHAELGQLYQKRGDASRAMVHLDVARRLEPGNGEVARRLARLMLAAGPADAQAQTVELLEAEVDRVNRDGGTPDGPALAELGELLIDAGAEKLAIRVLHRAVRMRPGDGALWHWLGLAHFHAGERLRGIEATREAVRLDPRFVPAMHNIALALMREQQWGRARYWIRQGLSVDPDDASMRRLQFQIRAHRVATAARWFAMEILLRRRAG; from the coding sequence ATGAGCGACTGGATCGAGGCCGAGGCCCACGTGGAGCGGGCCCATTCGCTGTACGAAGCGGGCCGCTGGGCCGAGGCTGCCGCCGCGCTCCGCGAGGCGATCGCGCTGAATCCCTTCCAGCCCGATTGGCAGTTCAATCTGGGCGTGGCACTCGAGGCCGACGGCCGCTACGACGAGGCCGCCGACGCCTTCTCCGAGTCGTACAACCTCCGCACGGGCGACTTCAACGCCGCGATGGCGACGGGCGTGAATCTGGTCCGCTCGGGCCGCACGCGGGATGCGTTGGGATGGTTCGACAAGGCCGAGGCCGCCGAGCCCGACGAGGTGTATCCCGCGATTGCGCGGATCGAGGCCTTCGCCGAGCTGGGCGAGCACGACGACGCCGAGCTTGCCTTCTACATGCTCCAGCAGCGCAAGCCCGAGTGCGCCGAGGCGTACTCGGCCATCGCCGGCTCGCTGCTGACGCGGGGCAAGCTCGATCGCGCGGTGTGGTGCCTCCGCGAGGCCGCTCGCCTCGAGCCCGAGCTGCCCGGCGTGCAGGCGAAGCTGGCCGAGGCCTACTGGCAGACCGGCCGCCACGAGCGAGCACGGCAGCTGTTCCTGATCGAGCTGCGCGAGGACCCGGGTGACATCCGCGTGCTGATGTCGCTGGGTCGCCTGCTCGTGGAAATGCGGCGCCTGGACGAGGCGCGAGAGAAGTTCGGCCGCGTGCTGGAGATCGAGCCCGACCACGCCGAGGCCCACGCCGAACTGGGCCAGCTGTACCAGAAGCGGGGGGATGCGTCCCGGGCGATGGTGCACCTGGACGTTGCGCGGCGGCTGGAGCCCGGCAACGGCGAGGTCGCCCGGCGGCTCGCGCGGCTGATGCTCGCCGCGGGGCCGGCCGATGCCCAGGCCCAGACCGTCGAGCTGCTCGAGGCCGAGGTCGATCGCGTCAACCGGGACGGCGGAACGCCCGACGGGCCCGCGCTGGCCGAACTGGGCGAGCTGCTCATCGATGCCGGCGCCGAGAAGCTCGCCATCCGCGTGCTGCACCGGGCCGTCCGGATGCGTCCCGGCGATGGCGCACTGTGGCACTGGCTCGGGCTCGCGCACTTCCACGCGGGCGAGCGGCTGCGTGGCATCGAGGCGACCCGCGAGGCCGTGCGACTGGACCCCCGCTTCGTGCCGGCGATGCACAACATCGCGCTGGCGCTGATGCGCGAGCAGCAGTGGGGCCGCGCCCGCTACTGGATCCGCCAGGGCCTGTCGGTGGACCCCGACGACGCCTCGATGCGGCGGCTGCAGTTCCAGATCCGCGCCCACCGCGTCGCGACGGCCGCCCGCTGGTTCGCGATGGAGATCCTGCTCCGGCGGCGGGCTGGGTAG
- a CDS encoding DinB family protein produces MLIRWIDEVSLRAGTALGDTLSHIVTKPHAEKLFVRSVDGIAPEIGRWLWALEEVRSRTLRIIGDLDQRLIDWEGHDGRENSIGSLLYHIADVEMGWLWGEILERTEMPPEILGLLPFGNESGCLARVTGRPLSEHISLLGRTRTILRREMAGISLEEWRRLRLDPTDREYEATPEWVIFHLIEHEAMHTGQISSLKARGRRCFE; encoded by the coding sequence GTGTTGATTCGCTGGATCGATGAAGTATCGCTCCGGGCAGGAACGGCTTTGGGCGATACGCTGAGCCACATCGTGACCAAACCGCACGCCGAGAAGCTCTTTGTTCGATCCGTGGACGGCATTGCCCCGGAGATCGGCAGATGGCTCTGGGCACTCGAAGAAGTTCGGAGCCGGACACTGCGGATCATCGGCGATCTCGACCAGCGGCTCATCGACTGGGAGGGACACGACGGCCGCGAGAACTCCATTGGCTCGCTGCTGTATCACATCGCGGATGTCGAGATGGGCTGGTTGTGGGGCGAGATCCTAGAACGCACCGAGATGCCCCCAGAGATCCTCGGACTACTGCCCTTCGGAAACGAGTCCGGCTGCTTGGCACGCGTGACGGGACGGCCGCTCAGCGAGCACATCAGTCTTCTTGGCCGAACCCGCACGATCCTGCGCCGAGAGATGGCCGGGATCAGTCTTGAGGAATGGCGTCGTCTTCGGTTGGATCCGACGGATCGGGAGTACGAGGCAACGCCCGAATGGGTCATCTTCCATCTCATCGAACACGAGGCGATGCATACGGGCCAGATCAGTTCGCTAAAGGCTCGCGGCCGCCGCTGCTTCGAGTGA
- a CDS encoding PA0069 family radical SAM protein, giving the protein MAEDDFAHRDALPGGPAHRRGAALNPGNRFESVRLHVLGEELDRQLIEREDGDGRLRRVPRQVFADKSRSIINRVAPTSDVPFDWTVNPYRGCEHGCVYCFARPYHEYLGFSCGLDFETKLMAKPDAPDLLRRELARPRWKPEPIVMSAITDIYQPIEHTHRIARGCLEVLAECLQPVSTMTKSAMVLRDADLWSTLAARNAGRVTITLVTLDRVLAESLEPRASAPSARLRAIRELTAAGVPVTVNVAPVIPGLTDAELPAILEAAADAGARRASWVLLRLPHQLKDLFLDWLQRSVHPDRARRVESLLRQSHGGTLYHADAKRGRGRGPIARQIAQNFDVFTRRYGLNRDVRPLSGRHFRRPEDGGQMRLFDVG; this is encoded by the coding sequence ATGGCCGAGGACGACTTCGCCCATCGCGACGCCCTGCCCGGGGGGCCGGCGCACCGCCGCGGGGCGGCGCTCAACCCGGGCAACCGCTTCGAGTCCGTCCGCCTGCACGTGCTGGGCGAGGAACTCGACCGCCAGCTCATCGAGCGCGAGGACGGGGATGGACGCCTCCGCCGGGTGCCCCGCCAGGTCTTCGCCGACAAGAGCAGGTCGATCATCAACCGCGTGGCGCCCACCAGCGACGTGCCATTCGACTGGACCGTCAATCCCTACCGCGGCTGCGAGCACGGCTGCGTCTACTGCTTCGCCCGCCCCTACCACGAGTACCTGGGCTTCAGCTGCGGCCTGGACTTCGAGACCAAGCTCATGGCCAAGCCCGACGCGCCCGACCTGCTGCGGCGGGAACTCGCCCGCCCCCGCTGGAAGCCCGAGCCCATCGTCATGTCGGCCATCACCGACATCTACCAGCCCATCGAGCACACCCACCGCATCGCGCGCGGCTGCCTGGAAGTCCTGGCCGAGTGCCTCCAGCCCGTCTCGACCATGACCAAGAGCGCCATGGTGCTCCGTGATGCGGACCTCTGGTCGACGCTGGCCGCGAGGAACGCCGGCCGCGTCACCATCACCCTCGTCACGCTCGATCGGGTTCTGGCCGAATCGCTCGAGCCCCGCGCGTCGGCCCCGAGCGCCCGGCTGCGGGCCATCCGCGAGCTCACGGCCGCCGGCGTGCCGGTCACCGTCAACGTCGCGCCGGTCATTCCGGGGCTGACCGACGCGGAGCTGCCCGCGATCCTCGAGGCCGCGGCCGACGCGGGCGCACGCCGGGCGTCGTGGGTGCTGCTCCGGCTGCCGCACCAGCTCAAGGACCTGTTCCTCGATTGGCTCCAGCGCAGCGTGCATCCCGATCGTGCGCGGCGGGTCGAGTCGCTGCTCCGCCAGAGCCACGGCGGCACGCTCTACCACGCCGACGCGAAGCGTGGCCGTGGTCGCGGACCGATCGCCCGACAGATCGCCCAGAACTTCGACGTCTTTACTCGCCGCTACGGCCTCAACCGCGACGTCCGCCCGCTCTCGGGGCGGCACTTCCGGCGGCCCGAGGACGGCGGGCAGATGCGGCTCTTCGACGTCGGCTAG
- a CDS encoding VOC family protein, whose amino-acid sequence MPDPFHLAFPVHDLVAARAFYGGLLGCPEGRSSDTWIDFDLFGHQIVAHLSGSSRAGDGRGEAGDAIANAVDGHDVPVPHFGVVLGMDAWRTLAVTLREAGVEFVIEPYVRFEGEPGEQATMFFRDPSGNALEFKAFADRGQLFAT is encoded by the coding sequence ATGCCCGATCCCTTCCACCTGGCCTTCCCCGTGCACGATCTGGTCGCGGCCCGCGCTTTCTATGGCGGGCTGCTGGGCTGCCCCGAGGGACGCAGCAGCGACACGTGGATCGACTTCGACCTGTTCGGTCACCAGATCGTGGCGCATCTGTCTGGGAGCAGCCGGGCCGGCGACGGTCGGGGCGAGGCCGGGGACGCGATCGCCAACGCCGTCGACGGCCACGACGTGCCGGTGCCCCACTTCGGCGTCGTGCTCGGCATGGACGCGTGGCGGACGCTCGCGGTTACGCTCCGCGAGGCCGGCGTCGAATTCGTGATCGAGCCCTACGTCCGCTTCGAGGGCGAGCCGGGCGAACAGGCGACCATGTTCTTCCGCGACCCCTCGGGCAACGCGCTGGAATTCAAGGCCTTCGCCGATCGCGGGCAGCTCTTCGCGACGTGA